The Ciconia boyciana chromosome 2, ASM3463844v1, whole genome shotgun sequence genome has a segment encoding these proteins:
- the RPSA gene encoding small ribosomal subunit protein uS2, with amino-acid sequence MSGGLDVLQMKEEDVLKFLAAGTHLGGTNLDFQMEQYIYKRKSDGIYIINLKRTWEKLLLAARAIVAIENPADVSVISSRNTGQRAVLKFAAATGATPIAGRFTPGTFTNQIQAAFREPRLLVVTDPRADHQPLTEASYVNIPTIALCNTDSPLRYVDIAIPCNNKGAHSVGLMWWMLAREVLRMRGTISREHPWEVMPDLYFYRDPEEIEKEEQAAAEKAVTKEEFQTEWTAPAPEFTAPPQPEVADWSEGVQVPSVPIQQFPTEDWSAQPATEDWSAAPTAQATEWVGTATEWS; translated from the exons ATGTCCGGAGGTCTCGATGTCCTGCAGATGAAGGAGGAGGATGTCCTCAAATTCCTCGCTGCCGGGACCCACCTGGGAGGCACCAACCTTGACTTCCAGATGGAGCAGTATATCTACAAAAGGAAAAGCGATG GTATTTACATCATCAATCTGAAGAGGACCTGGGAAAAGCTCCTCTTGGCAGCCCGTGCCATTGTTGCCATTGAGAACCCAGCTGATGTGAGCGTCATTTCTTCTAGAAATACGGGACAG CGTGCTGTTCTGAAGTTTGCTGCTGCTACTGGGGCTACTCCTATTGCTGGACGTTTTACCCCCGGTACCTTCACAAATCAGATCCAAGCGGCTTTCCGTGAGCCACGACTCCTGGTTGTTACGGACCCTCGGGCTGATCATCAGCCACTGACGGAGGCATCTTATGTCAACATCCCCACCATTGCACTGTGCAACACTGACTCCCCGCTGCGTTATGTGGATATTGCTATTCCATGCAACAATAAG GGAGCCCATTCAGTGGGTCTGATGTGGTGGATGCTGGCTCGGGAGGTCCTGCGCATGCGTGGCACCATCTCCCGTGAGCACCCATGGGAAGTCATGCCTGACTTGTACTTCTACAGGGATCCTGAGGAG ATCGAAAAggaggagcaggctgctgctgagaaagcagTTACGAAGGAGGAGTTCCAGACAGAATGGACGGCCCCAGCTCCTGAATTCACTGCTCCTCCTCAGCCCGAGGTTGCAGATTGGTCTGAGGGAGTGCAGGTCCCGTCTGTGCCCATCCAGCAGTTCCCCACAG AGGACTGGAGTGCCCAGCCTGCCACCGAGGACTGGTCAGCAGCTCCCACAGCCCAGGCTACTGAGTGGGTTGGCACTGCCACGGAGTGGTCTTAA